A region from the Gemmatimonadota bacterium genome encodes:
- the holA gene encoding DNA polymerase III subunit delta, producing MASASATGRKGGVFFLHGEDEFRKERAFADLISAHLEPGVRDFNLDVLRGSDVSVETLASVIGTPPMMAEWRVVLVRDAEALAASARTRAVIEDVLERTPPGLALILVARIPSGSKAKFWTTLTRKARSTEFAPLSQDDVPGWLMSWAREHYQIEVDPDAAHGLAAGVGADLGILDQELAKLRDRVGAGGRVGTADVEAAGTRLPAQDRWRWFDLVGERRFREARRALPVLADQGESGVGLVIGLGAHLLRLGLLVSGGAAALERVLPPHQKWLAKRLRPQARGWTEPELRTALVELARVDRLLKSASFSDEHLLEEWFLALEARSRRAA from the coding sequence ATGGCGTCAGCGTCCGCCACCGGTCGCAAGGGCGGCGTCTTCTTCCTCCACGGTGAGGACGAGTTCCGGAAGGAGCGCGCGTTCGCGGACCTCATCTCGGCACACCTCGAACCAGGCGTGCGCGACTTCAACCTCGACGTCCTGCGAGGATCGGACGTCTCCGTCGAGACCTTGGCCTCGGTGATCGGGACGCCCCCGATGATGGCGGAGTGGCGCGTGGTGCTGGTGCGGGATGCCGAGGCGCTCGCCGCGAGCGCTCGCACCCGGGCCGTCATCGAGGACGTGCTCGAGCGCACGCCGCCCGGACTCGCCCTCATCCTGGTGGCGCGCATCCCGTCCGGCTCCAAGGCCAAGTTCTGGACGACGTTGACGCGAAAGGCTCGTTCCACCGAGTTCGCCCCGCTCTCGCAGGACGACGTTCCGGGGTGGCTCATGAGCTGGGCGCGCGAACACTACCAGATCGAGGTCGACCCGGATGCCGCCCACGGGCTGGCGGCGGGTGTGGGTGCCGATCTCGGCATCCTGGATCAGGAGTTGGCCAAGCTCCGCGACCGCGTGGGCGCGGGAGGTCGGGTAGGGACCGCCGACGTGGAGGCGGCCGGGACGCGTCTACCGGCGCAGGACCGGTGGCGGTGGTTCGACCTCGTCGGCGAGCGTCGCTTTCGCGAGGCGCGCCGAGCGTTGCCCGTGCTCGCGGATCAGGGGGAGTCAGGGGTCGGGCTCGTCATCGGGTTGGGCGCGCATCTGTTGCGTCTGGGCCTGCTCGTCTCGGGGGGCGCGGCCGCGTTGGAACGCGTCCTTCCTCCGCATCAGAAGTGGCTCGCCAAGCGCCTGCGCCCGCAGGCACGGGGCTGGACCGAACCCGAGCTCCGCACCGCCCTCGTGGAGTTGGCGCGCGTAGACCGTCTCCTCAAGAGTGCGAGCTTTTCGGACGAACACCTGCTGGAGGAGTGGTTTCTCGCGCTCGAAGCGAGGAGCCGCCGCGCCGCGTGA
- a CDS encoding zf-HC2 domain-containing protein, whose amino-acid sequence MGCQDFLTSFSDYSDGLLGPAERESFEQHRAVCPTCDRYAVVFEKSTRAVKSLPGVEATPDFRARLEARLSEERAIGRLARSSQGSAATTSALAGVAVFLVILAWLPTLQPVVLDVTLPAIAAEPPRRPASRFRLGSTPFPGTAGVSAALDDFWGDANALLYEYSALAGRRLDVGFPVHTVGFE is encoded by the coding sequence ATGGGGTGTCAGGACTTCCTGACCAGCTTCTCCGACTATTCCGACGGCCTGCTGGGTCCGGCGGAACGGGAGTCGTTCGAGCAGCACCGGGCGGTCTGCCCGACCTGTGATCGGTATGCCGTGGTCTTCGAGAAGAGCACCCGGGCGGTCAAGAGCCTCCCCGGGGTCGAGGCCACTCCCGATTTCCGTGCCCGCCTCGAGGCTCGGCTCAGCGAGGAGCGGGCGATCGGTCGATTGGCTCGCAGTTCCCAGGGGTCGGCGGCGACCACCAGCGCGCTGGCCGGTGTTGCAGTCTTCCTGGTGATCCTGGCTTGGTTGCCGACCCTGCAGCCGGTGGTCCTCGACGTGACCCTGCCGGCGATCGCCGCCGAGCCACCCCGGCGCCCGGCCTCGCGGTTCCGGCTGGGCTCGACCCCCTTTCCGGGGACGGCGGGTGTCTCGGCTGCGTTGGACGACTTCTGGGGAGACGCGAACGCGTTGCTGTATGAGTACTCGGCGTTGGCGGGCCGACGTCTCGACGTAGGCTTCCCGGTCCACACGGTCGGGTTCGAGTAG
- a CDS encoding sigma-70 family RNA polymerase sigma factor, with the protein MSLLRKPAPFGTGASREARVERAQLSDSDVVRAFLAGDERAFGELVERYDQRLLNFVYRTVGDRERAQDLVQETFVRVYRHLHRFDQTKKFSTWIYTIAGNLAKNELRNRSRNPLVLFQTIKKNWDADHRPLEWEDPKLKPDDLYRKRFLREKVEEAVAELPEHHREVFVLRELEGKTYEEIAEITDCNLGTVKSRLNRARNNFARIVAPMID; encoded by the coding sequence ATGAGTCTCCTGCGCAAGCCGGCGCCCTTTGGGACCGGAGCCTCGCGAGAGGCCCGGGTCGAGCGGGCGCAGCTGTCCGACAGCGACGTGGTGCGGGCCTTCCTGGCCGGCGACGAGCGCGCCTTCGGAGAGTTGGTGGAGCGCTACGACCAACGCCTGCTCAACTTCGTCTACCGTACGGTGGGGGATCGGGAGCGTGCCCAGGACCTCGTCCAGGAGACGTTCGTCCGGGTGTACCGGCACCTGCACCGCTTCGATCAGACCAAGAAGTTCTCGACCTGGATCTACACCATCGCCGGGAACCTGGCCAAGAACGAGTTGCGCAACCGTTCCCGCAATCCGCTGGTCCTCTTCCAGACCATCAAGAAGAACTGGGACGCGGACCATCGGCCGCTGGAGTGGGAGGATCCCAAGCTCAAGCCCGATGACCTCTACCGGAAGCGTTTTCTGCGCGAGAAGGTCGAAGAGGCCGTGGCCGAGCTGCCCGAGCACCACCGGGAGGTCTTCGTCCTTCGGGAACTGGAGGGGAAGACCTACGAGGAGATCGCGGAGATCACCGACTGTAACCTGGGTACGGTCAAGAGCCGCCTGAATCGGGCGCGCAACAACTTTGCCCGGATCGTCGCTCCCATGATCGACTAG
- a CDS encoding pitrilysin family protein — translation MSARTHVDVPAPGRIRPFQPPAVERVQLSCGVPLQVARMPRIPLVTLTLLLDAAESGIPAEAAGLAVLTGRALEGGTSRRTAAELAEALEALGTSVGVRTGWDSTVMAITCVADRTLEAFDLLAEMALDPAFPADEVERLRSQRLAQIEHELADPRALAAHSAARYLYAGDEPYGRRLQGERTSVEALDREAVKEYHARTYRSGGAAIVAAGDVDTQALAARIDQRFARWSGDGPGRPALACVSRSAEPRVWIVHREDAVQSEIRIGHVGAARTIPDFFALRVFNEILGGLFSSRLNLNLREKHGFTYGVRSRFDLRRNRGPFTVSTAVETQVTAAAVREALSELRAMVEAGPTQEEVESARDYMAGVFPLQFETAAQVATQVGRLWMYDLPDDEYERYRDRIRAVTPEAALAAGRNHIRLSELQVVVVGDAERIRADLEALDHGPVEVVGAH, via the coding sequence ATGAGCGCCCGTACCCATGTCGACGTGCCGGCGCCGGGTCGCATCCGGCCGTTCCAACCCCCTGCGGTCGAGCGCGTGCAGTTGAGTTGTGGCGTCCCCCTGCAGGTCGCACGCATGCCCCGCATTCCACTGGTCACGCTGACGTTGTTGCTGGACGCTGCGGAGTCGGGCATCCCGGCGGAGGCGGCGGGCCTGGCCGTGCTCACGGGACGTGCATTGGAGGGCGGGACCTCACGGCGCACCGCCGCCGAGCTGGCGGAGGCCCTGGAGGCCCTCGGGACCTCCGTCGGCGTGCGGACGGGATGGGATTCCACCGTCATGGCCATCACCTGTGTCGCGGATCGCACGCTGGAGGCGTTCGACCTGCTGGCCGAGATGGCGCTCGATCCCGCGTTCCCCGCGGACGAGGTCGAGCGCCTGCGCTCGCAGCGCCTGGCGCAGATCGAGCATGAGCTCGCGGATCCGCGGGCACTCGCCGCCCATTCCGCTGCACGCTACCTCTACGCCGGCGACGAGCCCTACGGGCGCCGCTTGCAGGGCGAGCGTACCAGCGTCGAGGCGCTGGATCGGGAGGCGGTCAAGGAGTATCACGCCCGCACCTATCGCTCGGGTGGCGCTGCGATCGTGGCGGCCGGCGACGTGGACACACAGGCCCTGGCGGCGCGCATCGACCAGCGGTTCGCGCGCTGGTCCGGGGACGGACCCGGACGGCCCGCCCTGGCGTGCGTCTCCAGGTCGGCGGAGCCACGCGTGTGGATCGTGCACCGTGAAGACGCCGTCCAATCGGAAATCCGGATTGGCCACGTGGGGGCGGCGCGCACGATCCCGGATTTCTTCGCGCTGCGCGTGTTCAACGAGATCCTGGGCGGGCTGTTCTCGAGCCGGCTCAACCTGAACCTGCGCGAGAAGCACGGGTTCACCTACGGCGTGCGCTCACGGTTCGACCTGCGACGCAACCGGGGGCCGTTCACGGTCTCCACGGCGGTCGAGACACAGGTGACTGCAGCCGCGGTTCGGGAGGCGCTTTCGGAACTGCGCGCGATGGTGGAGGCCGGACCGACCCAGGAAGAGGTCGAGTCGGCGCGGGACTACATGGCGGGGGTGTTTCCGCTTCAGTTCGAGACGGCGGCGCAGGTGGCCACCCAGGTCGGGCGCCTGTGGATGTACGACCTTCCGGACGACGAGTACGAGCGCTACCGCGACCGCATCCGCGCGGTCACGCCCGAGGCGGCGCTGGCGGCGGGCCGCAACCACATCCGGCTGAGCGAGCTCCAGGTCGTGGTCGTCGGGGACGCGGAACGGATCCGAGCCGACCTGGAGGCACTCGACCACGGTCCCGTCGAGGTGGTGGGCGCGCACTGA
- a CDS encoding NUDIX hydrolase → MESATPPEPGRIGRREVHSGRIVRLSVDTVRFPDGSVGELELVRHRGASCVVPFLDAPGTVTDPRIVMLRQYRYAAGGEMWEVPAGMPAFDGEDWEVCARRELEEETGYVAGQLRYLTRIHTTPGFTDEVIRLYAAWDLSDGRTERDSDEFMEVVSLPWSRVESLIREGAVTDAKTLVSLLFVGRFLLGGQGG, encoded by the coding sequence ATGGAGAGTGCCACGCCCCCGGAGCCAGGGCGGATCGGACGCCGGGAGGTCCACAGCGGGCGCATCGTGCGCCTCAGCGTCGATACCGTGCGCTTCCCCGACGGGTCGGTGGGCGAGCTGGAGCTGGTGCGGCATCGCGGTGCCTCGTGTGTGGTTCCCTTCCTGGACGCTCCCGGTACCGTGACCGATCCCCGCATCGTGATGCTCCGTCAATACCGCTATGCCGCGGGCGGCGAGATGTGGGAAGTGCCGGCGGGCATGCCAGCCTTCGACGGTGAGGACTGGGAGGTCTGCGCCCGGCGGGAGCTGGAAGAGGAGACCGGCTACGTGGCAGGGCAGCTTCGCTACCTGACGCGCATCCATACCACACCCGGCTTCACCGACGAGGTCATCCGCCTGTACGCCGCCTGGGACCTCTCCGACGGCCGCACCGAGCGGGACTCCGACGAGTTCATGGAGGTGGTGTCGCTCCCCTGGTCCCGGGTCGAGTCCTTGATCCGCGAGGGCGCCGTCACCGACGCGAAGACCCTGGTCTCGCTGCTCTTCGTGGGGCGCTTCCTGCTGGGGGGCCAGGGGGGCTGA
- a CDS encoding tetratricopeptide repeat protein, with translation MHIDPEERQRGVDRAFGMAEEGDWDGAAESLRALLESDEEDVTVLCALGVVETALGLEGVGYERFKRALEVGIDDPELLATAGVGLARFDDPDAEAALRTATLLGPGLARPHYLYGGYLAREGYGAEALRELDEAIQIAPDEPLAFLERGVGRALTADAQGALDDFHQASALDPDDPWARVLVGLALIEADRADEAVADLVVAARLDPEDVEAQMLAALACAAEGDEDLAWEMLERARAVELEEGESAVEELEDLLGEGAVAAAAALKGSYGPRAYHARLMTRP, from the coding sequence GTGCACATCGATCCGGAAGAACGTCAGCGCGGCGTCGACCGCGCTTTCGGCATGGCCGAGGAAGGGGATTGGGACGGCGCCGCCGAGTCGTTGCGAGCCCTGCTCGAGTCCGACGAGGAGGACGTCACGGTCCTGTGTGCTCTGGGCGTGGTCGAGACGGCGCTCGGGTTGGAGGGAGTCGGCTACGAGCGCTTCAAGCGCGCGCTGGAGGTCGGGATCGATGACCCCGAGCTGTTGGCCACGGCCGGTGTCGGCCTGGCGCGCTTCGATGACCCGGACGCGGAGGCTGCGCTGCGTACCGCCACACTGCTGGGACCCGGACTGGCGCGCCCCCACTACCTCTACGGCGGCTACCTCGCCCGGGAAGGATACGGGGCGGAGGCCCTGCGAGAACTGGACGAAGCGATCCAGATCGCTCCGGACGAGCCGCTCGCGTTCCTCGAGCGGGGGGTGGGCCGCGCCCTCACGGCGGATGCCCAGGGCGCCCTCGATGACTTCCACCAGGCGTCTGCGCTGGATCCCGACGACCCCTGGGCGCGTGTGCTGGTGGGGCTGGCGCTGATCGAAGCCGACCGCGCGGACGAAGCCGTGGCCGATCTGGTGGTGGCGGCTCGCCTCGATCCCGAGGATGTGGAGGCCCAGATGCTGGCGGCCCTGGCTTGCGCGGCGGAGGGAGACGAGGATCTCGCCTGGGAGATGCTGGAGCGGGCGCGCGCGGTCGAGCTCGAAGAGGGCGAGAGCGCGGTCGAGGAGCTGGAGGACCTCCTCGGAGAGGGCGCGGTGGCCGCGGCGGCCGCGCTGAAGGGGAGCTACGGGCCGAGGGCCTACCACGCGCGCTTGATGACCCGTCCGTGA
- a CDS encoding pitrilysin family protein, whose product MIRFEYERLTLANGLRVVLAPDDTTPIVGVNLWYGVGSRNEPEGLTGFAHLFEHMMFQGSAHVPKNRHFELVERAGGSLNASTWFDRTNYYETLPSHHLELALWLEADRMGWMLPAMTQEKLDNQRDVVKNERRWRYDNQPYGDWDERVQALVFPPSHPYHHTVIGSMEDISAASLENVSDFFQTFYVPNNAVLTVCGDFDRDEALEMIERNFGEVPAGAPVPDLPGEPEIDPVLGVGIYERVEARVPLNRVYVGLRAPRFTDAGFQTAEMAFGVLSLGRSSRLYSRLIRERKIAKDAAGFVFPVDTGAALAVLWVTGLPGVEAEVLEQAVAEELDAMEEVREEEVERAVAMAETRLLASVEEIGERADLMSMYEHYFADPGRIESEIDRMRAVGPREVETFAREFLGAQNRAVLTYVPEEEA is encoded by the coding sequence TTGATCCGTTTCGAGTACGAGCGCCTCACGCTGGCCAACGGCCTGCGAGTCGTGCTGGCCCCGGACGACACCACACCGATCGTGGGCGTGAATCTCTGGTACGGCGTGGGCTCCCGAAACGAGCCCGAGGGTCTCACGGGGTTCGCCCATCTGTTCGAGCACATGATGTTCCAGGGCTCGGCCCACGTTCCCAAGAACCGACACTTCGAGCTCGTCGAGAGAGCGGGCGGCTCGTTGAACGCCTCCACCTGGTTCGACCGGACCAACTACTACGAGACCCTCCCGTCCCACCACCTCGAGCTGGCGCTCTGGCTGGAGGCCGACCGCATGGGGTGGATGCTGCCGGCCATGACGCAGGAGAAGCTCGACAACCAACGTGACGTGGTGAAGAACGAGCGGCGTTGGCGTTACGACAACCAGCCGTACGGCGATTGGGACGAACGCGTGCAGGCGCTGGTCTTCCCGCCCTCGCATCCCTATCACCACACCGTCATCGGTTCGATGGAGGACATCAGCGCCGCCAGTTTGGAGAACGTCTCCGACTTCTTTCAGACGTTCTACGTGCCCAACAACGCGGTCCTCACGGTCTGCGGCGACTTCGATCGCGACGAGGCGCTGGAGATGATCGAGCGCAACTTCGGCGAGGTCCCGGCGGGCGCTCCCGTCCCGGATCTCCCTGGAGAGCCGGAGATCGATCCGGTGCTGGGGGTCGGGATCTACGAGCGGGTGGAAGCGCGCGTGCCGCTCAACCGCGTCTATGTGGGGCTGCGTGCACCCCGTTTTACGGACGCAGGGTTCCAGACCGCGGAAATGGCGTTCGGCGTGCTTTCGCTGGGGCGGTCGTCGCGCCTGTACTCGCGCTTGATCCGCGAGCGCAAGATCGCGAAGGACGCAGCGGGATTCGTATTCCCGGTCGACACCGGCGCGGCGCTCGCCGTGCTCTGGGTGACGGGACTGCCTGGCGTCGAGGCCGAGGTGCTCGAACAGGCCGTGGCCGAAGAGCTCGATGCCATGGAAGAGGTGCGCGAGGAGGAGGTGGAGCGGGCGGTGGCCATGGCGGAGACCCGGCTGCTGGCGAGCGTGGAGGAGATCGGAGAGCGGGCCGATTTGATGTCGATGTATGAGCACTACTTCGCAGATCCAGGCCGGATCGAGAGCGAGATCGATCGGATGCGTGCCGTGGGCCCGCGTGAGGTCGAGACGTTCGCGCGCGAATTCCTGGGCGCGCAAAACCGCGCTGTGCTCACGTATGTGCCGGAGGAAGAGGCATGA
- a CDS encoding AMIN domain-containing protein, translated as MVCRLAAAPPIGAQTTAAELTGVVVGPGGAGTLVTLSHTGTTTVKAFQLSGPPRVVIDLQGLQHGLPQTDFGGVAGSGIGAIRTSQFDATTVRVVLDLDRAVRYSVERKGGRVEISLATRAAAFTPWSAARTAPLAVPDTRIASLPTPSVTLGAAEAQAPKGPGVTPLPMVVPRADSSSAADSTVSDDTVVRETAEELQTDSAAVVAEAARADSTAVAADSVSSTEAARAREPDSPPVTTDPPDTMPTTTAVSERVSANRRAGGAAPRRARPDTAAAGVSEPEAKAARAVSGAAARTEQSVVSGAALPTPSGQDVVITTVTRIAGATLYIDRGSESGVLMQDTLRLIAVEDDERGGPQLRVLASAEGRAVLEFIGAPVQITRGDKLSLVHATPARADETLLDIYSRAFPNGAAPAGTRAEVVRAGPQSAGRLLIDLNAIQSTTKWSDSVESGSVSRTFLTPTARFIGSVTNLPGGFRLESNLRGSYRYATGGVSLSNQQSLRVYELSLDRSTEGLQVRLGRFYSPYESFSGYWDGGVVRVGSDDLGAGILLGFQPDAWNESFSVDIPKMSLFVDLERRSQNGGFRADWSAHRLMPRNGLETHTFLGWSQRLWWKRLTVSNELQLDQNSVEGGWVVSEFQTNTSMSLGARTQVYARVSRRQPYYYWVAEDPFSYLRDGAGLGMTVAVSDAVVGGDVTFNHSELRGTLRAFSGSLQLPAMAGGWSSSTYATWWSDKYSSGASLSPTFSRAFGDVNARMGYRYYWSESAFNTLGTHGFDGTLIFPAGPGLRATLQASGQWGGNLRNLRLYSSLWKTF; from the coding sequence TTGGTTTGCCGCCTTGCGGCCGCCCCTCCGATTGGGGCACAGACCACCGCTGCCGAACTGACGGGCGTCGTGGTGGGACCGGGTGGAGCCGGCACGCTGGTGACGCTGTCCCATACCGGGACCACCACCGTCAAGGCCTTCCAGCTCTCCGGGCCACCTCGCGTGGTGATCGATCTCCAGGGCCTGCAGCACGGCTTGCCGCAAACCGACTTCGGCGGCGTGGCCGGGTCCGGTATCGGCGCCATCCGCACCAGTCAGTTCGACGCCACGACCGTACGTGTGGTCCTCGATCTGGATCGCGCCGTGCGGTACAGCGTCGAGCGAAAAGGCGGGCGCGTAGAGATCTCCCTGGCCACACGGGCCGCGGCCTTCACACCCTGGTCTGCAGCCCGAACTGCGCCGCTCGCGGTCCCTGACACCCGCATCGCGTCTCTCCCGACCCCCTCCGTGACATTGGGCGCCGCGGAGGCACAGGCCCCCAAGGGGCCCGGCGTGACGCCACTGCCCATGGTCGTGCCGAGGGCGGACTCGTCGAGTGCTGCGGACTCCACCGTGTCCGATGACACAGTCGTCCGAGAGACCGCTGAGGAGTTGCAAACAGACAGCGCAGCCGTGGTCGCCGAAGCCGCGAGAGCCGACTCGACGGCGGTGGCTGCGGACTCCGTGTCCAGCACCGAGGCTGCCCGGGCTCGCGAGCCGGACTCTCCGCCCGTGACGACGGACCCGCCTGACACGATGCCGACGACGACCGCGGTGTCGGAACGGGTCTCCGCGAATCGGCGAGCCGGGGGCGCCGCACCGCGGCGCGCGAGGCCTGACACCGCCGCGGCCGGAGTGTCGGAACCGGAAGCCAAGGCGGCCCGAGCAGTGTCAGGGGCGGCGGCCCGGACGGAGCAGTCGGTCGTGAGTGGTGCGGCCCTTCCAACACCCTCGGGACAGGACGTGGTGATCACCACGGTCACTCGCATCGCCGGTGCCACGCTCTACATCGACCGTGGGAGCGAGTCCGGAGTTCTCATGCAGGACACGCTGCGACTGATCGCCGTGGAGGACGACGAGCGCGGGGGGCCGCAGCTTCGAGTATTGGCGAGTGCGGAAGGTCGGGCGGTTCTCGAGTTCATCGGTGCCCCCGTCCAGATCACGCGGGGCGACAAGCTCAGCCTGGTGCACGCGACCCCTGCTCGGGCGGACGAGACGCTCCTCGACATCTACTCGAGGGCGTTTCCCAACGGGGCCGCACCCGCCGGCACTCGGGCGGAGGTGGTCCGGGCGGGTCCACAGTCGGCCGGGCGCCTCCTGATCGATCTGAACGCCATCCAATCCACCACCAAGTGGTCGGACAGCGTGGAATCCGGTTCGGTCTCACGGACCTTCCTGACGCCAACGGCTCGTTTCATCGGGAGTGTGACCAATCTCCCAGGTGGGTTCCGCCTCGAGTCCAACCTGCGAGGCTCCTACCGCTACGCGACCGGTGGCGTGTCTCTGAGCAACCAGCAGTCCCTGCGGGTCTACGAGCTCAGTCTCGACCGGTCGACCGAGGGCCTCCAGGTGAGGCTTGGTCGGTTCTACAGCCCCTACGAGTCCTTCAGCGGATACTGGGACGGCGGAGTGGTTCGCGTGGGGTCGGACGATCTCGGTGCCGGGATCCTGCTCGGTTTTCAGCCGGACGCCTGGAACGAGAGCTTCAGCGTCGACATTCCCAAGATGAGCCTGTTCGTGGACCTGGAGCGGCGCTCGCAGAACGGAGGCTTCCGAGCGGACTGGTCGGCGCACAGGCTCATGCCGCGCAATGGGCTGGAGACCCACACCTTTCTGGGCTGGTCCCAACGTCTGTGGTGGAAACGACTGACCGTCTCCAATGAGCTGCAGCTCGATCAGAACAGTGTCGAAGGCGGCTGGGTCGTGAGCGAGTTCCAGACCAACACCAGCATGAGCCTCGGTGCCCGGACCCAGGTCTATGCGAGAGTCTCGCGCCGTCAGCCCTACTACTACTGGGTGGCCGAGGACCCGTTCTCCTATCTGCGCGACGGAGCGGGCCTCGGGATGACCGTGGCGGTCTCCGACGCGGTCGTCGGAGGCGATGTCACGTTCAATCACTCCGAGCTGCGTGGCACGTTGCGTGCGTTCTCCGGTAGCCTGCAGCTCCCCGCGATGGCCGGTGGGTGGTCATCGAGTACCTACGCGACCTGGTGGTCGGACAAGTACAGCTCCGGCGCCAGCCTCTCTCCGACCTTCTCGCGGGCGTTCGGCGATGTCAACGCGCGCATGGGCTACCGGTACTACTGGAGCGAGAGTGCGTTCAACACGCTCGGCACGCACGGATTCGACGGGACTCTGATCTTCCCGGCCGGACCAGGGCTGCGCGCGACTCTGCAGGCGAGTGGGCAGTGGGGAGGGAACCTCCGCAACCTCCGCCTCTACAGCAGCCTTTGGAAGACGTTCTGA
- a CDS encoding SPOR domain-containing protein, with amino-acid sequence MKKRAPTLLLGLAWALLHPGLALAQRSALDDVEERAAEARLDEARLTLELWFETNGEIRSVDMERALWLRARLTVDPDLAASDYRRIVLEYPSGTYAARARLRLDQLAEARGERVDREDVLFALELGSTDSYARAARLFDRALRAGLTPRLVRLDSDGDDRYRVRVGRFRSRADAERSARRVGRLDFDVRVTEDARSETIVRRRDAP; translated from the coding sequence GTGAAGAAGCGCGCGCCCACGCTTCTGCTGGGCCTGGCGTGGGCGCTGCTGCATCCGGGTCTCGCGCTGGCCCAGCGCTCCGCGCTCGACGACGTGGAAGAGCGCGCCGCCGAGGCTCGACTGGACGAGGCGCGCCTGACGCTGGAGCTCTGGTTCGAGACCAACGGCGAGATTCGCTCCGTGGACATGGAGCGGGCCCTGTGGCTGCGCGCACGGCTCACCGTCGACCCTGATCTCGCAGCCAGCGACTACCGGCGGATCGTCCTCGAATACCCGTCCGGTACCTACGCGGCCCGCGCCCGCCTGCGACTCGATCAGCTCGCAGAAGCGAGAGGTGAGCGCGTCGACCGCGAGGACGTCTTGTTCGCTCTGGAACTGGGGTCGACGGACTCCTATGCGCGGGCGGCCCGGTTGTTCGATCGGGCACTCCGGGCTGGACTGACGCCTCGGCTGGTGCGTCTCGACTCGGACGGCGACGATCGCTACCGCGTCCGGGTGGGGCGCTTCCGCAGCCGGGCCGACGCCGAGCGTAGCGCCCGACGCGTAGGGCGTCTGGACTTCGACGTGCGGGTGACGGAAGATGCCCGATCCGAGACGATCGTGCGCCGGCGCGATGCACCGTAG
- a CDS encoding tetratricopeptide repeat protein, whose amino-acid sequence MTSLKPEVSRERELRRTRGMAAAALLVGVGVTAVAFMRMTGGGATPGPLEGAGMTDEALRSLHAEAGVELGAGAGGALPSDSVGPVSDAYRTQLQALQARVTESPEDAESLEALATLLHDAHKREEAAALYERLIELDPSRRQAWLDLADCYGGLVRWADVRDLMIRMMGPFPEDPAALYNLGVAEISLGNVSQARSWWEQAASQTSSGAVAAMARSALDRIRDQG is encoded by the coding sequence GTGACATCCTTGAAGCCTGAAGTATCACGAGAGCGAGAGCTGCGGCGCACGCGGGGAATGGCGGCGGCAGCTCTGCTGGTGGGCGTGGGCGTGACCGCCGTGGCCTTCATGCGGATGACGGGGGGCGGTGCGACGCCAGGGCCGCTGGAAGGCGCGGGGATGACCGACGAAGCGTTGCGGTCGCTGCATGCGGAGGCCGGCGTGGAGTTGGGTGCGGGGGCGGGTGGAGCACTGCCGTCGGACTCCGTGGGTCCGGTTTCAGACGCGTATCGCACGCAACTGCAAGCGTTGCAGGCGCGAGTGACGGAGTCGCCGGAGGATGCGGAGTCGCTGGAGGCGCTGGCGACGCTGCTGCACGATGCGCACAAGCGCGAAGAGGCGGCGGCCCTGTACGAGCGGCTGATCGAGTTGGATCCGAGCCGACGGCAGGCCTGGCTGGACCTGGCGGACTGCTACGGCGGTCTGGTGCGGTGGGCGGACGTGCGCGATCTGATGATCCGGATGATGGGTCCCTTCCCTGAGGATCCGGCAGCCCTGTACAACCTGGGTGTGGCGGAGATCAGCCTGGGGAACGTGTCACAGGCGCGGAGCTGGTGGGAGCAGGCGGCGTCGCAGACGAGCAGCGGCGCGGTGGCGGCGATGGCGCGGTCAGCGTTGGACCGGATCCGGGATCAGGGCTGA